Proteins from one bacterium genomic window:
- the ruvB gene encoding Holliday junction branch migration DNA helicase RuvB, whose protein sequence is MANQTERIIVSVPTGEELKEEAHLRPQTFNEYVGQEKVRKNLQVAIQAARQRKEALDHILLMGPPGMGKTTLAYIVAHEMNVSLKTTAGPVIERAGDLVALLTNLQELEILFIDEIHRLHPAIEEILYPAMEDYKIDIIVGQGPAARSFKINLPPFTLIGATTSAGSLTKPLRDRFLIRHTLDFYSVEDIFKIITRSARILNIALEKEGTEEIARRSRRTPRIANRLLRRVRDFAQVEGDGIITQDVAKRALEMLEIDPLGLDEIDRKLLLTIIEKFDGGPVGVNTLAAATSEEKSTLEDIYEPFLMQIGFLQRTPRGRIATPLAYKHLGFKPNQTQNQQTLFEK, encoded by the coding sequence ATGGCCAATCAGACGGAACGGATTATCGTAAGCGTGCCGACCGGCGAAGAGCTCAAAGAAGAAGCGCATCTTCGTCCGCAAACTTTTAACGAGTACGTTGGCCAGGAAAAAGTCCGCAAGAATTTGCAGGTGGCAATTCAGGCAGCGCGCCAGCGCAAAGAAGCACTCGATCACATCTTATTGATGGGCCCTCCGGGTATGGGCAAAACAACGCTGGCCTACATCGTCGCTCACGAAATGAATGTGAGTTTGAAGACCACAGCCGGACCGGTCATCGAACGCGCTGGTGATCTCGTGGCTCTTCTCACAAACCTACAGGAGCTGGAAATCCTTTTTATCGATGAAATCCACCGCCTTCATCCAGCGATCGAAGAAATACTTTATCCTGCTATGGAAGATTACAAAATCGACATCATCGTCGGGCAAGGACCTGCAGCGCGAAGTTTCAAAATCAATTTGCCCCCTTTTACTTTGATCGGCGCAACCACCAGCGCAGGTTCCCTTACAAAACCTTTGCGCGACCGGTTTTTGATCCGGCACACATTGGACTTCTATTCGGTGGAAGACATATTCAAAATCATCACCCGTTCCGCCCGCATCTTGAATATCGCTTTGGAAAAAGAAGGCACCGAAGAGATCGCGCGGCGTTCGCGACGCACTCCCCGCATTGCCAATCGTTTGTTGCGAAGAGTTCGGGATTTTGCACAGGTGGAAGGGGATGGAATCATCACACAGGATGTCGCGAAACGCGCCCTGGAAATGCTGGAGATCGATCCGCTCGGTCTCGATGAAATTGACCGCAAACTCCTGCTAACCATCATTGAAAAATTCGATGGCGGTCCGGTGGGAGTGAACACTCTTGCAGCAGCGACATCCGAAGAAAAATCCACACTCGAAGACATCTACGAACCCTTTCTGATGCAAATCGGTTTTCTACAACGAACGCCCCGCGGACGAATTGCAACGCCTCTCGCCTACAAGCATCTGGGATTTAAGCCCAACCAAACGCAGAATCAACAGACCTTATTTGAAAAATGA
- the ruvA gene encoding Holliday junction branch migration protein RuvA, giving the protein MIGYLKGILLGKTPNSVLIDVNGVGYTVSIPVSTFYDLPGEGSEIALYIYTVVREDLIALYGFRTVREKHLFEKLISVSNVGPKMAISFLSGMTAEELIPAIQRQDLLKLTSIPGVGRKTAERVCLELREQIPQLLSEVTQPEKEKPVREDLISALVNLGYHRSVAERTVKTVLDQVTSDASFEVLLRSSLQIISA; this is encoded by the coding sequence ATGATCGGATATTTGAAAGGAATTTTACTGGGAAAGACACCCAACAGCGTTCTGATCGATGTAAATGGAGTCGGATATACGGTCAGTATTCCCGTATCAACTTTTTATGATCTTCCTGGTGAAGGAAGCGAAATTGCTCTCTATATTTATACCGTTGTGCGCGAAGATCTCATTGCGCTCTATGGATTTCGAACTGTGCGGGAAAAACATCTATTTGAAAAACTCATCAGTGTGAGTAATGTCGGACCGAAAATGGCAATTTCGTTCTTGTCCGGCATGACAGCCGAGGAATTGATTCCTGCAATCCAAAGACAGGATCTGTTGAAACTCACATCGATTCCGGGAGTCGGACGCAAAACGGCAGAACGTGTTTGTCTGGAGCTTCGCGAACAGATCCCGCAACTCCTTTCGGAAGTAACGCAACCGGAAAAAGAGAAGCCGGTTCGTGAGGATCTGATCAGTGCGCTGGTCAATCTGGGTTATCATAGGTCTGTAGCGGAACGTACCGTAAAAACGGTGCTGGATCAGGTCACTTCCGACGCCAGCTTTGAGGTTCTTTTGAGGAGTTCGCTGCAGATCATCTCAGCATGA
- the ruvC gene encoding crossover junction endodeoxyribonuclease RuvC yields MDSDGQNFQLVEAGCIRLSDTIFSSRLRKLFEEISGICRQHKPQTAAVEQIFHARNVRSALMLGQVRGVILLSLINNACEIFEYSTLEVKSAVTGYGRAEKNQLKRMIEMMIHADFGHAKYDLTDALGLAITHAQVSAFRSKLK; encoded by the coding sequence ATTGATTCCGATGGCCAAAACTTTCAGCTCGTTGAAGCTGGCTGCATTCGACTTTCCGACACCATTTTTTCTTCCCGCCTGAGAAAGCTTTTTGAAGAAATCTCGGGCATCTGCCGCCAACACAAACCTCAGACAGCGGCGGTCGAACAAATATTCCATGCCCGTAATGTGCGTTCTGCGCTGATGTTGGGTCAGGTTCGTGGGGTCATTTTGCTCAGTTTGATCAACAACGCTTGTGAGATATTTGAATACTCCACGCTTGAAGTGAAAAGTGCGGTCACGGGTTACGGGCGCGCAGAAAAAAATCAGCTCAAAAGAATGATTGAAATGATGATCCATGCCGATTTTGGCCACGCAAAATATGATCTTACCGATGCACTGGGTCTGGCGATCACACATGCGCAAGTTTCTGCGTTTCGGAGCAAGCTAAAATGA